A genome region from Carya illinoinensis cultivar Pawnee chromosome 2, C.illinoinensisPawnee_v1, whole genome shotgun sequence includes the following:
- the LOC122294985 gene encoding metalloendoproteinase 3-MMP-like, giving the protein MSASFPLLITLGLLLALFPLLSHATTPPDSSDQKTSPFGFLKHLQGCHKGDKVNGIHDLKTYLEQFGYYHTTKNNSHANDDDFDELLESAVKTYQQNYHLKATGTLDAKTVSNMMMPRCGVADIINGTNSMQSSKKKHHNRKGSFHTVSHYSFMSPSAPKWPTSKYHLTYGFLPGTPTEAMSPVAQAFRTWAGNTHFTFSQAQALSNADITIGFGRRNHGDGSAFDGTGGTLAHAFAPTDGRFHYDADEPWSVGANPSAYDLETVALHEIGHLLGLGHSSVQGAIMEPNISPGVTKGLHADDIAGIKALYNV; this is encoded by the coding sequence ATGTCTGCAAGTTTTCCCCTCTTGATCACTCTCGGCCTCCTCCTTGCCCTCTTTCCTCTCCTTTCTCATGCAACAACTCCACCCGACTCTTCTGACCAAAAAACTTCACCCTTTGGATTTCTCAAGCATCTTCAGGGATGCCACAAAGGTGACAAGGTCAATGGCATCCATGACCTCAAAACGTATCTTGAACAATTTGGTTATTATCACACGACCAAAAACAATAGCCATGCCAATGATGATGATTTTGATGAACTATTAGAATCTGCAGTCAAAACATACCAGCAAAATTATCATCTAAAGGCCACTGGGACTTTAGATGCTAAAACGGTATCAAACATGATGATGCCTCGTTGTGGCGTAGCAGATATCATCAACGGTACAAACTCGATGCAATCGAGCAAGAAGAAGCATCACAACCGCAAGGGCTCATTTCATACCGTCTCTCATTATAGTTTCATGTCTCCAAGTGCCCCAAAGTGGCCAACCTCAAAGTATCATCTCACCTACGGGTTTCTCCCAGGAACCCCAACTGAAGCCATGAGTCCTGTAGCACAAGCGTTTCGAACGTGGGCGGGAAACACCCACTTCACCTTCTCGCAGGCTCAAGCCCTGTCAAACGCAGATATCACTATTGGTTTTGGTAGGAGGAATCATGGAGACGGGTCTGCTTTTGATGGAACTGGTGGAACCCTTGCTCATGCTTTTGCTCCAACAGACGGAAGGTTCCATTATGATGCAGATGAGCCCTGGAGCGTGGGTGCTAATCCTAGTGCATATGACTTGGAGACAGTTGCTTTGCATGAAATTGGGCACCTTCTTGGACTCGGGCATAGCTCAGTTCAAGGAGCAATCATGGAACCCAATATCTCTCCAGGAGTGACTAAAGGCTTGCACGCAGATGATATTGCAGGAATTAAAGCCTTATATAATGTTTGA